A single Amphiprion ocellaris isolate individual 3 ecotype Okinawa chromosome 1, ASM2253959v1, whole genome shotgun sequence DNA region contains:
- the LOC111565766 gene encoding neuropilin and tolloid-like protein 2 isoform X1, with translation MHRVWIIFFLVEEGLALAQRTKDSPNDHGSQSPNQNDCGTWVRNINGGVFTSPNYPNTYPPNKECVYILEALPRQRIQLAFDKNYYIEPSFECRFDHIEIRDGPFGFSPLIDRFCGGKNPGLVTSTGRFMWIKFTSDEELEGLGFRIKYTFIADPDFHLHVGGLLNPIPDCQFEIGGWDGIIRSSQVEEEERVKPGDALDCIWTIRAPPQSKIYLRFIDYQMEHSNECKKNFVAVYDGSSAIENLKAKFCSTVANDVMLDNGVGVVRMWADEKSRLSRFRMLFTSFIDPPCTSSTFFCHSNMCINNSLVCNGVQNCVYPWDENHCKEKRSKGLFHQITKTHGTVIGVSSGIVLVLLVISILVQMKQPRKKVVARRPGVFNKAGFQEVFDPPHYELFSLRDKEISSDLADLSEELDSFHKLRRSSTMSRCVHEHHCGSQASVTTGGGSMKHSRTTLSSMELSYHNDFSKPPPMKTFNSTASYKKSCYGYKQHSQNHDCDQQVIEDRVTEEIPCEIYGRGAVGVTGGATGGGAMGGGAMGGGGMGGGGGPSGIAGGGTGGAMGITGGVAMGGGTGMAGGVSMAGPSGIAGGIGGGMTGVCGTLSIRGNSARNSTTIVDPQQRSMSMDF, from the exons tgtggatAATCTTCTTTTTAGTAGAAGAGGGTTTGGCTCTGGCACAGAGAACTAAAG ATTCCCCAAATGATCATGGCAGCCAGAGCCCTAACCAGAATGACTGTGGCACATGGGTCCGCAACATCAATGGTGGGGTTTTCACGTCACCAAACTACCCCAACACCTACCCTCCCAACAAGGAGTGTGTTTACATCCTGGAAG CTCTCCCTAGACAAAGGATTCAGCTGGCTTTTGATAAGAATTATTACATCGAGCCATCGTTCGAATGCCGCTTCGATCATATCGAAATACGCGATGGACCATTTGGGTTCTCGCCGCTCATCGATCGCTTCTGTGGGGGAAAGAATCCAGGTCTTGTCACGTCCACGGGACGTTTCATGTGGATCAAGTTCACCAGCGATGAGGAGCTAGAAGGCCTCGGCTTCCGCATCAAGTACACCTTCATTGCAG ACCCTGATTTCCATCTGCACGTGGGTGGACTGCTAAACCCCATCCCAG ATTGTCAGTTTGAAATTGGTGGATGGGATGGAATTATTCGCTCCAGTCAAGTGGAAGAGGAAGAGCGAGTGAAGCCTGGTGATGCTCTGGACTGTATCTGGACCATCAGGGCTCCTCCTCAGTCCAAG ATTTACCTGCGCTTCATAGACTACCAGATGGAACATTCTAATGAGTGCAAGAAGAATTTTGTGGCCGTATATGATGGCAGCAGCGCCATAGAGAACCTCAAGGCAAAGTTCTGTAGCACCGTGGCCAATGACGTAATGCTGGATAATGGTGTAGGAGTAGTGCGAATGTGGGCTGATGAGAAGAGCCGACTGAGTCGGTTCCGCATGCTCTTTACATCATTCATTGACC CTCCCTGTACAAGCAGTACGTTCTTCTGCCACAGCAACATGTGCATTAACAACTCCCTGGTGTGCAATGGGGTTCAGAACTGTGTCTACCCATGGGATGAAAACCACTGCAAAG AGAAACGATCTAAGGGGCTTTTCCATCAGATCACGAAGACCCATGGCACTGTTATTGGTGTCTCATCAGGCATAGTTCTTGTTCTCCTTGTCATCTCGATCCTTGTTCAGATGAAGCAGCCAAGAAAAAAG GTTGTAGCTCGGCGGCCTGGTGTTTTCAATAAGGCTGGATTCCAGGAGGTCTTTGACCCACCCCATTATGAGCTCTTCTCTCTGCGTGACAAGGAGATATCCTCAGATTTAGCTGACCTTTCTGAAGAGCTGGACAGCTTCCATAAGCTGCGGCGCTCCTCCACCATGTCCCGCTGTGTCCATGAGCACCACTGCGGTTCACAGGCCTCTGTGACTACTGGTGGCGGCAGCATGAAGCACAGTCGTACCACCCTGAGCTCTATGGAGCTGTCCTACCACAATGACTTCTCCAAGCCGCCACCCATGAAGACTTTCAACTCCACAGCAAGCTACAAGAAGAGCTGCTATGGCTATAAGCAGCACTCACAGAATCATGACTGCGACCAGCAGGTCATTGAGGATCGTGTCACAGAGGAGATTCCATGTGAGATTTACGGGCGGGGTGCAGTAGGAGTGACAGGAGGAGCCACGGGTGGAGGAGCAATGGGAGGAGGTGCAATGGGAGGAGGTGgaatgggaggaggaggaggaccatCAGGAATTGCAGGAGGAGGAACTGGAGGAGCGATGGGGATAACGGGAGGAGTGGCAATGGGCGGTGGGACGGGTATGGCAGGAGGAGTGAGCATGGCAGGGCCTAGTGGCATCGCTGGAGGTATTGGTGGTGGGATGACAGGAGTCTGTGGAACCCTCAGCATCCGTGGCAACAGTGCTCGTAACAGCACCACCATAGTTGACCCACAACAGCGCTCCATGTCCATGGACTTCTAG
- the LOC111565766 gene encoding neuropilin and tolloid-like protein 2 isoform X3 — MAARALTRMTVAHGSATSMVGFSRHQTTPTPTLPTRSVFTSWKGVPEDSAIERNIKALPRQRIQLAFDKNYYIEPSFECRFDHIEIRDGPFGFSPLIDRFCGGKNPGLVTSTGRFMWIKFTSDEELEGLGFRIKYTFIADPDFHLHVGGLLNPIPDCQFEIGGWDGIIRSSQVEEEERVKPGDALDCIWTIRAPPQSKIYLRFIDYQMEHSNECKKNFVAVYDGSSAIENLKAKFCSTVANDVMLDNGVGVVRMWADEKSRLSRFRMLFTSFIDPPCTSSTFFCHSNMCINNSLVCNGVQNCVYPWDENHCKEKRSKGLFHQITKTHGTVIGVSSGIVLVLLVISILVQMKQPRKKVVARRPGVFNKAGFQEVFDPPHYELFSLRDKEISSDLADLSEELDSFHKLRRSSTMSRCVHEHHCGSQASVTTGGGSMKHSRTTLSSMELSYHNDFSKPPPMKTFNSTASYKKSCYGYKQHSQNHDCDQQVIEDRVTEEIPCEIYGRGAVGVTGGATGGGAMGGGAMGGGGMGGGGGPSGIAGGGTGGAMGITGGVAMGGGTGMAGGVSMAGPSGIAGGIGGGMTGVCGTLSIRGNSARNSTTIVDPQQRSMSMDF, encoded by the exons ATGGCAGCCAGAGCCCTAACCAGAATGACTGTGGCACATGGGTCCGCAACATCAATGGTGGGGTTTTCACGTCACCAAACTACCCCAACACCTACCCTCCCAACAAGGAGTGTGTTTACATCCTGGAAG GGTGTGCCAGAAGATTCAGCTATTGAAAGAAACATAAAAG CTCTCCCTAGACAAAGGATTCAGCTGGCTTTTGATAAGAATTATTACATCGAGCCATCGTTCGAATGCCGCTTCGATCATATCGAAATACGCGATGGACCATTTGGGTTCTCGCCGCTCATCGATCGCTTCTGTGGGGGAAAGAATCCAGGTCTTGTCACGTCCACGGGACGTTTCATGTGGATCAAGTTCACCAGCGATGAGGAGCTAGAAGGCCTCGGCTTCCGCATCAAGTACACCTTCATTGCAG ACCCTGATTTCCATCTGCACGTGGGTGGACTGCTAAACCCCATCCCAG ATTGTCAGTTTGAAATTGGTGGATGGGATGGAATTATTCGCTCCAGTCAAGTGGAAGAGGAAGAGCGAGTGAAGCCTGGTGATGCTCTGGACTGTATCTGGACCATCAGGGCTCCTCCTCAGTCCAAG ATTTACCTGCGCTTCATAGACTACCAGATGGAACATTCTAATGAGTGCAAGAAGAATTTTGTGGCCGTATATGATGGCAGCAGCGCCATAGAGAACCTCAAGGCAAAGTTCTGTAGCACCGTGGCCAATGACGTAATGCTGGATAATGGTGTAGGAGTAGTGCGAATGTGGGCTGATGAGAAGAGCCGACTGAGTCGGTTCCGCATGCTCTTTACATCATTCATTGACC CTCCCTGTACAAGCAGTACGTTCTTCTGCCACAGCAACATGTGCATTAACAACTCCCTGGTGTGCAATGGGGTTCAGAACTGTGTCTACCCATGGGATGAAAACCACTGCAAAG AGAAACGATCTAAGGGGCTTTTCCATCAGATCACGAAGACCCATGGCACTGTTATTGGTGTCTCATCAGGCATAGTTCTTGTTCTCCTTGTCATCTCGATCCTTGTTCAGATGAAGCAGCCAAGAAAAAAG GTTGTAGCTCGGCGGCCTGGTGTTTTCAATAAGGCTGGATTCCAGGAGGTCTTTGACCCACCCCATTATGAGCTCTTCTCTCTGCGTGACAAGGAGATATCCTCAGATTTAGCTGACCTTTCTGAAGAGCTGGACAGCTTCCATAAGCTGCGGCGCTCCTCCACCATGTCCCGCTGTGTCCATGAGCACCACTGCGGTTCACAGGCCTCTGTGACTACTGGTGGCGGCAGCATGAAGCACAGTCGTACCACCCTGAGCTCTATGGAGCTGTCCTACCACAATGACTTCTCCAAGCCGCCACCCATGAAGACTTTCAACTCCACAGCAAGCTACAAGAAGAGCTGCTATGGCTATAAGCAGCACTCACAGAATCATGACTGCGACCAGCAGGTCATTGAGGATCGTGTCACAGAGGAGATTCCATGTGAGATTTACGGGCGGGGTGCAGTAGGAGTGACAGGAGGAGCCACGGGTGGAGGAGCAATGGGAGGAGGTGCAATGGGAGGAGGTGgaatgggaggaggaggaggaccatCAGGAATTGCAGGAGGAGGAACTGGAGGAGCGATGGGGATAACGGGAGGAGTGGCAATGGGCGGTGGGACGGGTATGGCAGGAGGAGTGAGCATGGCAGGGCCTAGTGGCATCGCTGGAGGTATTGGTGGTGGGATGACAGGAGTCTGTGGAACCCTCAGCATCCGTGGCAACAGTGCTCGTAACAGCACCACCATAGTTGACCCACAACAGCGCTCCATGTCCATGGACTTCTAG
- the LOC111565766 gene encoding neuropilin and tolloid-like protein 2 isoform X2 has product MAARALTRMTVAHGSATSMVGFSRHQTTPTPTLPTRSVFTSWKIFFFCFLSLPSHLFSTALPRQRIQLAFDKNYYIEPSFECRFDHIEIRDGPFGFSPLIDRFCGGKNPGLVTSTGRFMWIKFTSDEELEGLGFRIKYTFIADPDFHLHVGGLLNPIPDCQFEIGGWDGIIRSSQVEEEERVKPGDALDCIWTIRAPPQSKIYLRFIDYQMEHSNECKKNFVAVYDGSSAIENLKAKFCSTVANDVMLDNGVGVVRMWADEKSRLSRFRMLFTSFIDPPCTSSTFFCHSNMCINNSLVCNGVQNCVYPWDENHCKEKRSKGLFHQITKTHGTVIGVSSGIVLVLLVISILVQMKQPRKKVVARRPGVFNKAGFQEVFDPPHYELFSLRDKEISSDLADLSEELDSFHKLRRSSTMSRCVHEHHCGSQASVTTGGGSMKHSRTTLSSMELSYHNDFSKPPPMKTFNSTASYKKSCYGYKQHSQNHDCDQQVIEDRVTEEIPCEIYGRGAVGVTGGATGGGAMGGGAMGGGGMGGGGGPSGIAGGGTGGAMGITGGVAMGGGTGMAGGVSMAGPSGIAGGIGGGMTGVCGTLSIRGNSARNSTTIVDPQQRSMSMDF; this is encoded by the exons ATGGCAGCCAGAGCCCTAACCAGAATGACTGTGGCACATGGGTCCGCAACATCAATGGTGGGGTTTTCACGTCACCAAACTACCCCAACACCTACCCTCCCAACAAGGAGTGTGTTTACATCCTGGAAG attttcttcttttgtttcctgtctctccctTCTCACTTGTTTTCCACAGCTCTCCCTAGACAAAGGATTCAGCTGGCTTTTGATAAGAATTATTACATCGAGCCATCGTTCGAATGCCGCTTCGATCATATCGAAATACGCGATGGACCATTTGGGTTCTCGCCGCTCATCGATCGCTTCTGTGGGGGAAAGAATCCAGGTCTTGTCACGTCCACGGGACGTTTCATGTGGATCAAGTTCACCAGCGATGAGGAGCTAGAAGGCCTCGGCTTCCGCATCAAGTACACCTTCATTGCAG ACCCTGATTTCCATCTGCACGTGGGTGGACTGCTAAACCCCATCCCAG ATTGTCAGTTTGAAATTGGTGGATGGGATGGAATTATTCGCTCCAGTCAAGTGGAAGAGGAAGAGCGAGTGAAGCCTGGTGATGCTCTGGACTGTATCTGGACCATCAGGGCTCCTCCTCAGTCCAAG ATTTACCTGCGCTTCATAGACTACCAGATGGAACATTCTAATGAGTGCAAGAAGAATTTTGTGGCCGTATATGATGGCAGCAGCGCCATAGAGAACCTCAAGGCAAAGTTCTGTAGCACCGTGGCCAATGACGTAATGCTGGATAATGGTGTAGGAGTAGTGCGAATGTGGGCTGATGAGAAGAGCCGACTGAGTCGGTTCCGCATGCTCTTTACATCATTCATTGACC CTCCCTGTACAAGCAGTACGTTCTTCTGCCACAGCAACATGTGCATTAACAACTCCCTGGTGTGCAATGGGGTTCAGAACTGTGTCTACCCATGGGATGAAAACCACTGCAAAG AGAAACGATCTAAGGGGCTTTTCCATCAGATCACGAAGACCCATGGCACTGTTATTGGTGTCTCATCAGGCATAGTTCTTGTTCTCCTTGTCATCTCGATCCTTGTTCAGATGAAGCAGCCAAGAAAAAAG GTTGTAGCTCGGCGGCCTGGTGTTTTCAATAAGGCTGGATTCCAGGAGGTCTTTGACCCACCCCATTATGAGCTCTTCTCTCTGCGTGACAAGGAGATATCCTCAGATTTAGCTGACCTTTCTGAAGAGCTGGACAGCTTCCATAAGCTGCGGCGCTCCTCCACCATGTCCCGCTGTGTCCATGAGCACCACTGCGGTTCACAGGCCTCTGTGACTACTGGTGGCGGCAGCATGAAGCACAGTCGTACCACCCTGAGCTCTATGGAGCTGTCCTACCACAATGACTTCTCCAAGCCGCCACCCATGAAGACTTTCAACTCCACAGCAAGCTACAAGAAGAGCTGCTATGGCTATAAGCAGCACTCACAGAATCATGACTGCGACCAGCAGGTCATTGAGGATCGTGTCACAGAGGAGATTCCATGTGAGATTTACGGGCGGGGTGCAGTAGGAGTGACAGGAGGAGCCACGGGTGGAGGAGCAATGGGAGGAGGTGCAATGGGAGGAGGTGgaatgggaggaggaggaggaccatCAGGAATTGCAGGAGGAGGAACTGGAGGAGCGATGGGGATAACGGGAGGAGTGGCAATGGGCGGTGGGACGGGTATGGCAGGAGGAGTGAGCATGGCAGGGCCTAGTGGCATCGCTGGAGGTATTGGTGGTGGGATGACAGGAGTCTGTGGAACCCTCAGCATCCGTGGCAACAGTGCTCGTAACAGCACCACCATAGTTGACCCACAACAGCGCTCCATGTCCATGGACTTCTAG